A part of Variovorax sp. HW608 genomic DNA contains:
- a CDS encoding flagellar basal body P-ring protein FlgI encodes MTHPQSSRTSCRFAAIALGIACLFASPVHAERLKELATIQGVRDNPLIGYGLMVGLDGTGDQTMQTPFTTQSLNNMLQQLGITIPQGVNMQLKNVAAVMVTATLPSFARPGQAIDVTVSSMGNAKSLRGGTLLMTPLKGADGAVYAIAQGNMVVGGAGASANGSKVQINQLSSGRIPAGAIVERTVESTVGGEGALTVELTRSDFGTAQRAVEAINRQFGFGTADAVDARVIQVRAPQSPQERVGFLARLESLEVTPTQAVARVVINARTGSVVMNQAVRVSECAVAHGSLSVVINTEPVVSQPEPFSRGRTVESAVSQISVNQAGGALQMVRGSASLADVIKGLNALGANPQDLVSILQAMKTAGALRAELEII; translated from the coding sequence ATGACACACCCCCAGTCTTCACGCACTTCGTGCCGCTTCGCCGCGATCGCCTTGGGCATTGCGTGCCTGTTTGCTTCCCCCGTCCACGCGGAGCGGCTCAAGGAGCTGGCGACGATCCAGGGGGTCCGGGACAACCCCTTGATCGGCTACGGCCTGATGGTGGGCCTGGACGGCACCGGCGATCAGACGATGCAGACGCCGTTCACCACGCAGAGCCTGAACAACATGCTGCAGCAGCTCGGGATCACGATTCCGCAGGGCGTGAACATGCAGCTCAAGAACGTGGCGGCGGTGATGGTCACGGCCACGCTGCCTTCGTTCGCACGGCCGGGGCAGGCGATCGACGTGACGGTGTCGTCGATGGGCAATGCCAAGAGCCTGCGCGGCGGCACGCTGCTGATGACGCCGCTCAAGGGCGCGGATGGCGCGGTGTACGCGATCGCGCAGGGAAACATGGTCGTGGGCGGCGCAGGCGCTTCCGCCAATGGCAGCAAGGTGCAGATCAACCAGCTCAGCTCGGGCCGGATTCCGGCCGGCGCGATCGTCGAGCGCACCGTGGAGTCCACGGTGGGCGGCGAAGGCGCGCTCACGGTCGAACTCACGCGCTCGGATTTCGGGACGGCGCAACGGGCCGTCGAGGCGATCAATCGCCAGTTCGGCTTCGGAACCGCCGATGCGGTGGACGCGCGCGTGATCCAGGTCCGTGCGCCGCAATCGCCGCAGGAGCGCGTCGGCTTCCTCGCGCGCCTCGAAAGCCTCGAAGTCACGCCGACGCAGGCCGTTGCGCGCGTGGTCATCAATGCGCGCACCGGGTCGGTGGTGATGAACCAGGCGGTGCGAGTGAGCGAATGCGCGGTGGCGCACGGCAGCCTGTCGGTGGTCATCAACACCGAGCCGGTGGTGAGCCAGCCCGAGCCGTTCTCGCGCGGCCGCACGGTCGAGTCGGCGGTGTCGCAGATCTCGGTGAACCAGGCCGGCGGCGCGCTGCAGATGGTGCGCGGCAGCGCTTCGCTGGCCGACGTGATCAAGGGCCTCAACGCGCTGGGCGCGAATCCGCAGGACCTGGTGTCCATCCTGCAGGCCATGAAGACGGCGGGTGCGCTGCGCGCCGAGCTCGAAATTATCTGA
- a CDS encoding flagellar basal body L-ring protein FlgH: protein MSSLTLRAIGVASPWRMAAAGMALILFAGCAQIPRDPLVHQPMTARADEMAGLPNRSRSGAIFQDNGRGIALFEDRRPRSVGDILTIVISEKLNASKNSGANTSRNGSMTAAFNPIPKVLGGLLDNQDAKLSGTNALTAKGGANATNTFNSVITVTVTDVLPNGNLLVSGEKQMGINQGTEFIRFSGVVNPRTVTGVNTVLSTQVADARIEYTAKGYIDEAQNMGWLQRFFLNVAPF from the coding sequence ATGAGCTCCCTCACGCTGCGCGCAATCGGTGTCGCTTCGCCATGGCGCATGGCGGCGGCGGGCATGGCACTCATTCTCTTCGCAGGCTGCGCGCAGATCCCGCGCGATCCGCTGGTGCATCAGCCGATGACCGCGCGCGCCGACGAGATGGCCGGGCTGCCGAACCGCTCGCGTTCGGGCGCGATCTTCCAGGACAACGGGCGCGGCATCGCGCTGTTCGAAGATCGGCGGCCGCGCAGCGTCGGGGACATCCTGACCATCGTCATCAGCGAAAAGCTCAACGCGAGCAAGAACTCGGGCGCCAACACGAGCCGCAACGGAAGCATGACCGCGGCCTTCAATCCGATCCCGAAGGTGCTCGGCGGCCTCTTGGACAACCAGGACGCGAAGCTGTCTGGCACCAATGCGCTCACGGCAAAGGGCGGTGCCAATGCCACGAACACCTTCAACAGCGTGATCACGGTCACCGTGACCGACGTGCTGCCCAACGGCAACCTGCTCGTGAGCGGCGAGAAGCAGATGGGCATCAACCAGGGCACGGAATTCATCCGCTTCTCCGGCGTGGTGAACCCCCGCACCGTCACCGGCGTCAACACCGTGCTCTCGACCCAGGTGGCCGATGCACGCATCGAATACACGGCCAAGGGCTACATCGACGAAGCGCAGAACATGGGCTGGCTGCAGCGATTCTTCTTGAACGTAGCGCCTTTCTAG
- the flgG gene encoding flagellar basal-body rod protein FlgG → MIRSLYVAKTGLEAQQTQLDVVSNNLANVSTTGFKKSRAVFEDLLYQNIRQVGGQTSDQTRLPSGLQVGTGVRVVATERMHSQGNMTKTDNPKDVAINGSGFFQVTMPDGTMAYTRDGSFQTNSDGQLVTASGYTIEPAITIPQNATSLTIGRDGIVSVTQAGSQATVQVGQLQIATFLNPTGLQSMGENLYTETDSSGAPNVVNPGVDGAGILTQGYTEASNVNVVEELVNMIATQRAYEINSKAIQTSDQMLARLAQL, encoded by the coding sequence ATGATCCGTTCACTCTACGTGGCCAAGACCGGCCTCGAAGCCCAGCAGACGCAGCTCGACGTCGTCTCCAACAACCTCGCCAACGTGTCCACCACCGGCTTCAAGAAGAGCCGCGCGGTATTCGAGGATCTGCTCTACCAGAACATCCGCCAGGTCGGCGGCCAGACGTCGGACCAGACCCGCCTGCCCTCGGGCCTGCAGGTCGGCACCGGCGTGCGCGTGGTCGCCACCGAGCGCATGCACTCGCAGGGCAACATGACCAAGACCGACAACCCGAAGGACGTCGCCATCAACGGCTCGGGCTTCTTCCAGGTCACGATGCCCGACGGCACGATGGCCTACACGCGCGACGGCTCGTTTCAGACCAACTCCGACGGCCAGCTCGTGACCGCGAGCGGCTACACGATCGAGCCCGCGATCACGATCCCGCAGAACGCCACCAGCCTCACCATCGGCCGCGACGGCATCGTGTCGGTCACGCAGGCCGGCAGCCAGGCGACGGTGCAGGTCGGCCAGCTCCAGATCGCGACCTTCCTGAACCCGACCGGCCTGCAGAGCATGGGCGAGAACCTCTACACCGAGACCGATTCGTCGGGGGCGCCCAATGTGGTGAACCCCGGCGTGGATGGCGCGGGCATCCTGACGCAGGGCTACACCGAGGCGTCCAACGTCAACGTGGTGGAAGAGCTGGTCAACATGATCGCGACGCAGCGCGCGTACGAGATCAACAGCAAGGCGATCCAGACCTCCGACCAGATGCTGGCCCGTCTCGCCCAGCTGTGA
- a CDS encoding flagellar basal body rod protein FlgF — protein MDRMLYVALSGAKQAMEQQTSVANNMANVSTPGFRAQINAFRAVPVVGEESPTRAFVAATTPGADFRQGPVTDTGRELDVAVRGDGWLVVQTPTGEAYSRVGNLQVASDGQVTTMGGRPVVGDGGGLVIPPGSSVTIAADGSITARAPGDPLTGLNVVGRMKLVNPPTTDLVRGEDGLFRMRQGLPPAEADPAVTVTAGAIEGSNVNPVEAMVAMIANGRSFEMQMKSIQSADTNAQSANKLLAYG, from the coding sequence GTGGATCGAATGCTGTATGTCGCCTTGAGCGGCGCCAAGCAGGCCATGGAGCAGCAGACCTCGGTCGCCAACAACATGGCGAACGTGTCGACGCCGGGCTTCCGTGCGCAGATCAACGCCTTCCGGGCGGTGCCCGTGGTCGGCGAGGAATCGCCCACGCGTGCCTTCGTGGCCGCGACCACGCCGGGCGCCGACTTCCGGCAAGGCCCGGTGACCGACACCGGCCGCGAGCTCGATGTCGCGGTGCGCGGCGACGGCTGGCTGGTGGTCCAGACGCCGACCGGCGAGGCCTACAGCCGCGTGGGCAACCTCCAGGTGGCATCCGACGGCCAGGTCACGACCATGGGCGGACGCCCCGTGGTCGGCGACGGCGGCGGGCTGGTGATCCCGCCGGGTTCCTCCGTGACCATCGCGGCCGACGGCAGCATCACCGCGCGCGCGCCCGGCGATCCGTTGACGGGCCTGAACGTGGTCGGCCGCATGAAGCTCGTGAACCCACCGACCACCGACTTGGTGCGCGGCGAGGACGGCCTGTTCCGCATGCGCCAGGGCCTGCCGCCCGCCGAGGCCGATCCCGCGGTGACCGTCACGGCTGGCGCGATCGAGGGCAGCAACGTCAATCCCGTCGAAGCCATGGTGGCCATGATCGCCAACGGACGCAGCTTCGAGATGCAGATGAAGTCCATCCAGTCCGCCGACACCAACGCGCAGTCGGCCAACAAGCTGCTCGCCTACGGCTGA